A single region of the Triticum dicoccoides isolate Atlit2015 ecotype Zavitan chromosome 2B, WEW_v2.0, whole genome shotgun sequence genome encodes:
- the LOC119365305 gene encoding uncharacterized protein LOC119365305 isoform X1, whose translation MASGGRPGKAAAVFSCGEVAVQRMAQVMEGTYDLFAAKKVRGSSRTCNGQWRRPGKAAAVFSCGEVAVQEGEGNDVSERRGDIRGRMAQVMQGTYDLFAAKKVRGSSRACNGQWRAAREGGGGVFVRRGRRPGRRRR comes from the exons ATGGCCAGTGGAGGGCGGCcagggaaggcggcggcggtgtTTTCGTGCGGCGAGGTCGCCGTCCAG AGGATGGCACAGGTGATGGAAGGAACCTACGACCTGTTTGCAGCGAAGAAGGTGAGGGGGAGCAGCCGCACATGTAATGGCCAGTGGAGGCGGCcagggaaggcggcggcggtgtTTTCGTGCGGCGAGGTCGCCGTCCAGGAAGGCGAAGGCAATGATGTTTCTGAGCGGCGAGGGGATATCCGTGGG AGGATGGCACAGGTGATGCAAGGAACCTACGACCTGTTTGCAGCGAAGAAGGTGAGGGGGAGCAGCCGCGCATGTAATGGCCAGTGGAGGGCGGCcagggaaggcggcggcggtgtTTTCGTGCGGCGAGGTCGCCGTCCAGGAAGGCGAAGGCGATGA
- the LOC119365305 gene encoding uncharacterized protein LOC119365305 isoform X2, which translates to MKKRMAQVMEGTYDLFAAKKVRGSSRTCNGQWRRPGKAAAVFSCGEVAVQEGEGNDVSERRGDIRGRMAQVMQGTYDLFAAKKVRGSSRACNGQWRAAREGGGGVFVRRGRRPGRRRR; encoded by the exons AGGATGGCACAGGTGATGGAAGGAACCTACGACCTGTTTGCAGCGAAGAAGGTGAGGGGGAGCAGCCGCACATGTAATGGCCAGTGGAGGCGGCcagggaaggcggcggcggtgtTTTCGTGCGGCGAGGTCGCCGTCCAGGAAGGCGAAGGCAATGATGTTTCTGAGCGGCGAGGGGATATCCGTGGG AGGATGGCACAGGTGATGCAAGGAACCTACGACCTGTTTGCAGCGAAGAAGGTGAGGGGGAGCAGCCGCGCATGTAATGGCCAGTGGAGGGCGGCcagggaaggcggcggcggtgtTTTCGTGCGGCGAGGTCGCCGTCCAGGAAGGCGAAGGCGATGA